A genomic segment from Malus domestica chromosome 05, GDT2T_hap1 encodes:
- the LOC103435791 gene encoding chaperonin CPN60-2, mitochondrial yields MYRFATNLASKARLARNSSQQIGSKLISRRNYAAKEIRFGVEARAGMLRGVEELADAVKVTMGPKGRNVVLEQSFGAPKVTKDGVTVAKSIEFKDKVKNIGASLVKQVANATNDAAGDGTTCATVLTRAIFTEGCKSVAAGMNAMDLRRGISMAVDSVVANLKSRARMISTSEEIAQVGTISANGEREIGELIAKAMEKVGKEGVITISDGKTLYNELEVVEGMKLDRGYISPYFITNPKNQKCELEDPLVLIHEKKLSNLNSIVKILELALQKQRPLVIVAEDVESEALATLIINKLRAGIKVCAIKAPGFGENRKANLQDLAVLTGAQVITEELGLNIEKVGIETLGTCKRITVSKDDTVILDGAGDKKAIEERCEQLRSSIELSTSDYDKEKLQERLAKLSGGVAVLKIGGASEAEVSEKKDRVTDALNATKAAVEEGIVAGGGAALLYASKELDKLVTANFDQKIGVQIIQNALKMPVSTIASNAGVEGAVVVGKLLEQDNPDLGYDAAKGEYVDMIKAGIIDPLKVIRTALVDAASVSSLMTTTEAVVVELPKDEKETPAMGGGMGGMGGMDY; encoded by the exons ATGTATCGCTTCGCCACTAACCTTGCCTCCAAAGCCAG GTTGGCTAGGAACAGTTCTCAACAG ATTGGCAGTAAATTGATTTCGAGAAGGAACTATGCAGCGAAAGAAATCAGATTCGGTGTTGAAGCCCGGGCCGGGATGCTTAGGGGTGTGGAAGAGCTCGCTGATGCTGTCAAAGTCACAATGGGGCCGAAA GGGCGCAATGTTGTTCTGGAACAAAGCTTTGGTGCCCCTAAAGTGACAAAGGATGGTGTCACTGTAGCAAAGAGTATTGAGTTCAAAGATAAAGTGAAGAACATTGGTGCTAGTCTTGTAAAGCAGGTCGCCAATGCTACAAACGATGCAGCAGGAGATG GTACCACTTGTGCTACAGTCCTTACTCGTGCTATATTTACTGAAGGATGCAAGTCAGTGGCGGCTGGAATGAATGCTATGGACCTAAGACGAGGCATTTCAATGGCAGTTGATTCTGTTGTTGCAAACTTGAAGAGTAGAGCTAGGATGATCAGCACATCTGAAGAAATAGCTCAG GTTGGTACAATATCAGCAAACGGAGAGAGAGAAATTGGTGAGCTCATAGCTAAAGCTATGGAGAAAGTTGGCAAAGAGGGTGTTATTACCATTTCt GATGGAAAAACACTGTATAATGAATTGGAGGTCGTTGAAGGAATGAAGCTGGATAGGGGCTACATATCCCCCTACTTCATCACCAATCCAAAGAACCAAAAATGT GAATTAGAAGATCCACTCGTCCTAATCCATGAGAAGAAACTCTCAAATTTAAATTCTATAGTTAAAATATTAGAGCTGGCCTTGCAG AAACAAAGACCTCTTGTAATTGTTGCTGAAGATGTGGAAAGTGAAGCACTTGCAACGCTCATTATAAACAAGCTTCGTGCTGGAATTAAG GTTTGTGCAATTAAAGCCCCTGGATTTGGAGAAAACAGGAAGGCAAATTTGCAGGACCTAGCTGTTCTTACGGGAGCCCAG GTAATAACTGAGGAGCTTGGTCTGAACATCGAAAAAGTGGGAATAGAAACACTGGGAACATGCAAAAGG ATTACGGTATCAAAAGATGACACAGTCATTCTTGATGGGGCTGGTGACAAGAAAGCCATTGAAGAAAGATGTGAACAG CTGAGATCATCAATTGAATTGAGCACTTCTGATTATGACAAAGAGAAGTTACAAGAGCGCCTTGCAAAGCTTTCTGGTGGTGTTGCCGTCTTAAAG ATTGGTGGAGCTAGCGAAGCGGAAGTTAGTGAAAAGAAGGATAGAGTAACTGATGCTCTAAACGCTACCAAGGCTGCTGTAGAGGAAGGAATTGTAGCCG GTGGTGGTGCCGCCCTTCTATATGCCTCAAAAGAGCTGGACAAGCTGGTGACTGCGAACTTTGATCAAAAGATCGGTGTTCAAATAATTCAGAATGCTCTAAAG ATGCCTGTATCCACAATCGCTTCTAATGCTGGAGTCGAGGGGGCTGTTGTCGTTGGCAAACTACTAGAGCAGGACAATCCTGACCTTGGATACGATGCAGCTAAAG GTGAATATGTTGACATGATAAAGGCAGGGATCATCGACCCATTGAAAGTCATTAGAACCGCCTTGGTGGATGCTGCAAG TGTTTCCTCGTTGATGACCACTACCGAGGCAGTTGTGGTCGAGCTTCCGAAGGACGAGAAGGAAACCCCTGCAATGGGAGGAGGCATGGGAGGCATGGGAGGCATGGATTACTAG